The window TTCATCTTCACTCAATCCATCCCCTACTAGCCATATCTGAAATCCAATGCTTTATTAAGTACAGTAACTTTCTTATTTACaaatcttttttttctctttaatttGTTCTTCTCGTTAACTTGGGGGACCGGGGGGAGAGGAAACAGGTGTTCAAATGGTATAGAGGGGTTTGTTTTTAATAAAGAGTTTAAGTCATATATATTGTTGGCGTAAATTTTTTTTACTGTGCTATCAAGTAATCCAATTAATATATATAAGTGAGCTTTCTTAAAATATGATATCtataatcttaaaaataaaacaagCTTTCTGCTATAATAGATAAAAGTGATCTAGTAGTGTAAAAAATTCTTAGATTGACTATAACTTAAACACTTTAATAAATAATCAAGATTAACAATCTTATTTCATTGTTTTTTGACATTTGTACCTTTGAAGCATATGTTTTTGAGGGAACCAAATTAATTGCGACTTCAGGGGTAAGACTTGATTTGAGCTTCTTGTACTCTTCTTCTCGCAATGTCACAACCTATCACAATCACAATAAATGAGAAAAAGGACACCATGTGAGGGAATTCACTATAATAATATTTACAATTAAAGAGACCTTTACTCCTCCTTGGCATAAGGCAAGGGCAATCGCATTTGCAACTTTCGACAAATGGCCTCCAAGGACCACTTGTGTGGTTCCTTTAGGAATAGAGTTTAGGACCACAGCAACAGCTAGGCTACTTCCATCAACCACCTTCACTTTGAGCTGAGGATGCCTTCTTATGTAAAGCTCACCATTATTATTCAGTTGCTCCTCCTGTAAAATTTCATGTATAGAGGCATGAGAGTTAACTATTACATCTATAGAAATTAAATTTCTCCAAGTAAAACTTACAGATAAGCATTATTTGAATCTTAAAACTTCCTCCGTTCCTACATGGTAAGGTTCGTTGTGCCATGTTCAAAGTACTCTAATCTTTTGTGTGaattcaaatataaatttatttagAAACTACGTAAAAAGTACTTTAAACCATAATAgttaataatttaaattatttataaaatattaccCAAAGGCATGGTAAAAAGAACCTGATTGACTCTCAAACAGAATGATATTGCCACATAAATTGGAAAAAAGGGAGTATGTTACTCGCCTGATTTAAGAGTCCAAGGCTCAATACTTTTATGCCTTTTCGATCTGCTTCCATGATAGCTTCCTCAATAAAGTTGTTAATCGTCTCTCTTTGCCATTGCATAAAATACTGGAACCAAATCaggccaaaaataaataaatacttgaATAGTGAACAATAACATAGTGAAAATGTTGATAAATATTATGAATACTTACTTGTATGCGATATTTTGGGATCGCCCAAGTTTGCAAATTCAGACTCTTGAACACATTTCTCTCAACAGTAAATGTGTGACCATAAATCCAAGTAATCATCATAGACCACAATGTAACAGGCCACATTAACCAAAAATACCACTTAGAGGTGTAAGGTTCCGAGGCAAAAGAAGCAAATCCTAGCCTGAGATGGTAAATGGATTCTGGGGTTGTTAGGTGTGTTAGGTGCACCACATCCGGCGATTTGCCTTGCCTTTCAAGTGATTTTTCGTATAATGTGTCTGAAGATTTGTCTAGTGTATCGTAAATGTAATCGTACATTGGCATAAAAAGCGAGTAGTTTGTTCTAAATTGAGTGTGATGGAGTGAATGATACCTGTGCAATTAAATAACTGCATTTAGCTGACTGCGTTCTGAAAAATAAAAATCATGAGAAATTTGAAAGCTAACTTTATTATGTGCATCACACAACTCTCCTATTTTCTGGCCTTTTGTCtatcttttaattttcttttaaggTGAAATAAATTTATAGAATATTTACATAATATTCACAGTATAATTTACgttatattattttatacaaATATATATTGATGGAATCTGAAGAGTAATAGGTGAAATATTTTGATGAAATATTTACATTATATCCACATTATAATTTCAGTtaataatgattttttttattGAAGGAATATTAAAATTGTATAAAACTTTTACAATATaatatattataaatatattaaatgtatattttgttgaaaaAATAAAACTGTCcaccataaaaataaaatattggaaGAAAATACCAAAATTCCCCTTGGTGTAAATGTATTTTTGAGgtataattttattataaaacATACTCAATTGTGTGTATTTAAAACATCGTATAAATATGATATGTTTTTAATTCAGATGTTGTTATGTAATATTTTTGGTATATTATAGGTATGAAGTATATATAAACGTATATATTTAATATGTCATAATTTAAAACAGACATACTGTATCAAATATTTGGGAAAATCTGCCATACCGATGAGCAATGCAACATATCAGAAAGGAATTTTATACTTGAACACTTTAGTTGTGTGGCAGGTGATGATACTCTATATATTACACCAAATTATATATCATTAAAGAATAAGAAGTATGAGGAGAAAGAAACATTTGGTTTAACTCTTGCGTTGATAATTTGTTAGAAGATTGTGAGAAAGCAACAATAGTATTTGAGCATCATTTTCGAAAAAATAAAGTTAAATTGATAAGTGATGTGAAGAACTTCTACTGATATAAGGGAAGACACGAAACTTCTCTCAAGGAGAGAAGAGAAATCTTCTCGGCGTTTATTTATTATGAGAGAAAAAGAGAAATAAGATATCAAGAATTTAAACATAATCCCTTGTTTTTAGGAAGAGTTAAAAAATAAATACGTTATTATTAAATACtagtattttatttatatatgttgTATTTGTAATAAAATGTGCTATTATTGAAATAATCCAAATATGGTAACAGTAATATAAATACTATTTTATAAGAGCCCTACAGTGTAAAAAAATCGAGACAGTACAAAGCTTCACACAGCTAGTGTCAGTTGTGTGAgccataaaataaaaattttcttCTATGATTCAATTCTTTACGgagatataaaatatttttattttaataaagttCGTCTTTCCTATCTCCCAATTTTTTTACAAACTCGTAAGGGCTACATTTGACTTGCTATCTCCCAATTTTTTTAAAGCTTAAGATCTTCCTAAATTTCCAATGAAACCTTCCTAGCTACGTGAATACATAAGTTCGACAAATAAAGGAGAATATATTGATGCACCAAATGAAGATACATATAAAAGACAAGACAAACATATAAGTAGAGGAATAAGAGACTTACGAGGGTGTATACATCAAGTATTTGAGAGGGGGAAAGCTGGAGAACATCCACTTTGGAATGATCTCAAAGTTGCAATGCCCCATGTTATTCATAAAATCAATATAAGTAATATATCCACCAAATGAAACTATTGAAGCAGTCCCAGTTAGCACAGTTGTGAGAAGTGGGATGGCAAATAGCAAGAAGTATGCTATATGCTCTGCAAATGGATGAATCACAGCTGCCAAAACACAGAAATGAACTTTGTAAGGCAATAATTCAtggttctttcttttttttcaattGTTATTTTGGTGGAAAGTGGCATAGAAAATATGGATTAAATTAAACATCTAACATAATAATTGCACCTTTCTCTATATGTTCTCAAGTTATCTTTACCGAAATAATCAGCCACATtcactttaattttatttttttctagcCGGTACGCATAGATTAAACACGATATGATATACATATTATATGTGGATATACAAATATTATACGTATGCTGCCTATTTTTAGTCAAAGTAGTCGGATGGACGGCTATTTAATTTAGattaatctatatctatctatactatattaaaagtacgaaggctcttagcaaaatgtcgttcgccttttttaccctttaaaaatagatttcacattagacaaaattgtcatttaattattcttcctATCATTTTAGgagtttaaaatcaactaaaattatgGCCATTAAATATTTTCCTATTTGAAATGTGTAGgacttcctaatatttaggagttcaaAATCGATTATATTTTTCCCTATATAAATTCTgccttatttgaactatataatataattatatttttttaatatttaaaactttGACATCAAATAAACTTTTACTTAATAAAAAAGATGCATTTACAAAAGTACAAAACTTTGAATGAAGTCCGTAATGCAATTTACCTGTTAGAATACAGTTCCTTCAATATGTTCTGTTATTAGAATACATTTAGTTGGGGCCGAGGAAAAATTGTTTATATTTTTTGGTTAATTTTGGATGCTCTTCTTTTAATATTTTGTTACCTTtgtagtgtgtgtatatatatatatatatatatatatatatatatatatatatatatatatatatatatatatatatatcacatgtTTACTCTATATTGAAGTCATAGATAGGTAAATATTTTAATACTAAGCTCAACAACTAGAAtgacaaataaaatatttgagaatATAAATGAGAAAGACAGTGAGCGAAAAGTGGTCAACGAACGTTAAATAGCACTAATGTCCAACAAGCATGaagatacaaaaataaaatagtcattgattctttactattttaaaataaaattttatttaaaaataaaattttgtaatGCATTTTATAAAAGTGTAACTACAATTAATATTTCAAATTTGGGACGAGCTATATatcttaaactttttattttatattttacacTTAGATTATATCAAAGTAAAAAAATCATCAGTTAAAAATCCGTAATCTATTTATCTACATTAAAATATTTtacacttttattttataactcaagcacaatttttaatataatattaatgTGATCTTATTTCTTAAAAAAATAATCATTGTGACGGTACACTAAAACTAGTTATTCTTAAAAAATCATGAGCTATTAGCTACTCTATTTATTTTCAAtgttaagaacttcaagttttcTCACTACCTATATATGTAGGCCAATTTAAACAGTCACAAAGAGCCAACTATATTgcactttcatttcttttataatacactattgcatttatttatttatttatttttgtaatcAAATGGAATATATTAGCTTAGCAGTTCTTTGTTGCTCTCAGGTTCTTGTTTATTGTTAGGTGCATCTTTGGGGACCTTCATAACGTGCAGTCCTCCATAAATGGGACAGAAATTTAATGCGCGCGAGAATACTTTTTTAGAATTAAAATCCCAATACAAAGGTAGATTACTAAAATAATTACTCTCTCGTTTGAATTTAGATGATGTAACTTGATTTGGTATAaagtttaaggaaaaaaaaacttttgaaacaTGTGGTCGTAAAAGCTTAAGGGCAAAAGCTTTGTGGGatcataatatttttttattaaagatAAAGTGGATAAAATAAAATGTTTAAAGTTACACTACttctaaatatagaaatgtgtcattgcTTTTGAAAAAATGtatcatttaaattgaaatgAAGGGAATAAGAATTATATTGGACTGTCGTTTTCCTGATTGATATGCAGTTGAAACTATTTAAGAGGAAGGTACAATTTTCCAATTTTGTTTTTCTGGACCAATGTGCTTAAATTAGGTAGGGGTTGTTTTCATAGAAGGATTCGCTCTGAATATGGTAGGATTCATATCATGCCAGCTTGAAAAGTTGAATTGGGTGCTAGAAAGATAGGCCTTCAATTCTATAGTTAATGTCCCAACGTCTTGTCATCTACTTCGCCTAACAAATTActcctccgttttaatttaaataaaatagtttGATTCGGCacgaaatttaataattttttcttttaaaacttGTGATATTAAAAACTTAAAGTTAGAGATCTTCCAAATATATAAACATTCATATTACTTTTTTTAACCAGAAATGAAACATATGAAGTAATATATAAATGCTCTTGAAATTTAATCAAATGTAACTGTTGAAATTGAGATGACTTACAAGTAATGGGTTCAGTGACAATGGAGGAATGGTGATGAGAATGATAGCGAGAGTAAAGGAAATGGTGGTGTAAAGCTCTGTGAAGCCAATAGTAGAGAAATTCAACAGGACCAGTTTGGAGCAAAGCTGTCATAATGATCCCATCTGTCCTCCAAATAGGCATGTGATGAGACTGCTCCAGCTTCGTGTATCCATAGTAGAACAGCAGTCCGTTAAGTATGATCTGATCATCCCTGCAAATATAAACTCAGTTATATAAACTAACTAGTTGATTTATCCGCGCGCGGTCATAAAAAAAGATCATAAATTTACGTTAAGAAACaaaattttcatgtgttataggaGTATATTGTTACTCCATTCCAATTTATTCAAAGTTGTTTGACAAAATACAGAGTTTAAGAGAAAATTTACTTTTGAATGTTGTAGCCTAAACGTGTCATAAATATATTTGTGGTTATAAAatcatttaaaataaaattatttctttatataaaaaaatatcattctttttaactaaaaaggaaaaaatatgaaataaaatgtgACAGAGAATAcatcttaatttttattttactttaatttcctcttacaaatGCAGGGCATGCCCTTACCTAATGCAAAATTATCAACTATTGGAAGAGAAAGCTTGTAATATTATGAGAGAAACCGAGAAAGAGAGAGAATAATATATATCCAAGATTACATCTTTAGCTTTGAGAAAACATCTGTATTTTGAGGGTGTGTTTGGTTtctcgaaaaatattttctttagaaTATTAgtagttttatcacttattttctcaTGTTTAGTTGGGGAAAaacttttttcaaaaaatattttttaatatttgatTAGTATGTAAGTAAGGGAAATATTATTTGTTGGGGTGGAGGGGGGGTAGGGAGTTGAGTGGGGGAGTGTGGGGGTGGGTTTGGTGGTTGTGGCAGGGTGGGCGGGTGGGGTTGGGAGGCTGGGGGCTGGCGGGTGTTGGGGTGGGTTAAATTAGTGAAGTGGGGAATAGAGTGGGGAAGactgaaaaagagttttgaaaaatattttttctgctATTGGTAGGGAAAATATATTtctccaaatgaaggaaaatgagttcatgaaaAAAATATTAAGGCAacgaaatataaaaaaa is drawn from Nicotiana tomentosiformis chromosome 12, ASM39032v3, whole genome shotgun sequence and contains these coding sequences:
- the LOC104106154 gene encoding very-long-chain aldehyde decarbonylase CER1-like — translated: MASKPGILTEWPWTWLGNFKYVVLAPYVAHSLHSFFMSEDESKRDITYLIIFPFLLFRMLHNQIWISLSRYRTAKGDNRIVDKSIEFDQVDRERNWDDQIILNGLLFYYGYTKLEQSHHMPIWRTDGIIMTALLQTGPVEFLYYWLHRALHHHFLYSRYHSHHHSSIVTEPITSVIHPFAEHIAYFLLFAIPLLTTVLTGTASIVSFGGYITYIDFMNNMGHCNFEIIPKWMFSSFPPLKYLMYTPSYHSLHHTQFRTNYSLFMPMYDYIYDTLDKSSDTLYEKSLERQGKSPDVVHLTHLTTPESIYHLRLGFASFASEPYTSKWYFWLMWPVTLWSMMITWIYGHTFTVERNVFKSLNLQTWAIPKYRIQYFMQWQRETINNFIEEAIMEADRKGIKVLSLGLLNQEEQLNNNGELYIRRHPQLKVKVVDGSSLAVAVVLNSIPKGTTQVVLGGHLSKVANAIALALCQGGVKVVTLREEEYKKLKSSLTPEVAINLVPSKTYASKIWLVGDGLSEDEQLKAPKGTLFIPFSQFPPRKARKDCLYFHTPAMITPKHFENVDSCENWLPRRVMSAWRVAGILHALKGWNEHECGNMMFDIEKVWKASLDHGFSPLTMASASESKA